The following coding sequences are from one Geothrix sp. window:
- a CDS encoding ubiquinol-cytochrome c reductase iron-sulfur subunit: MTHDRPLAPMAPDPSRRAFCATACALAMATALRGSTQTPAPGEHPPDPHPVKLTEATRAQLTPGTVLDYRRLGAFYLAADDRGVFALTAICTHRGCLVLSEGPTGFGCPCHDSAYNLQGEVTEGPAKLPLRHLAVQETEPGGRLQVDTSTTVPPELRL; the protein is encoded by the coding sequence ATGACGCACGATCGACCCCTTGCACCGATGGCCCCGGATCCCTCCCGGCGGGCCTTCTGCGCCACGGCCTGCGCCCTGGCCATGGCGACGGCCCTCCGCGGAAGCACGCAGACGCCCGCCCCCGGAGAGCACCCGCCGGATCCCCACCCCGTGAAGCTCACGGAAGCGACCCGGGCCCAGCTGACTCCGGGGACGGTGCTGGACTACCGCAGGCTCGGCGCCTTCTACCTGGCTGCGGATGACCGGGGCGTGTTCGCCCTGACGGCCATCTGCACCCACCGCGGCTGCCTCGTGCTGTCAGAAGGCCCCACAGGCTTTGGCTGCCCCTGCCATGACAGCGCCTACAACCTCCAGGGCGAGGTCACCGAAGGCCCGGCCAAGCTCCCCCTCCGCCACCTGGCCGTGCAGGAGACCGAGCCTGGTGGCCGGCTGCAGGTGGACACCTCCACCACGGTGCCTCCGGAGCTCCGCCTTTGA
- a CDS encoding DUF2461 domain-containing protein encodes MAKATPSGLENPLGPGLFRFLKDLKANNDREWFQENKARYGAEARDPVLRLIAAFGEPLASVSRHFEADPRPVGGSLFRIHRDTRFSKDKTPYKTHLGINFRHRSEAAGGVHGPGFYLHLDPGGCFAGGGLWHPEPEALYKVRQAIAAKSTAWKKLRASGIDIEGESLKRVPQGFDPDHPCAEDLKFKDFYTATSFTDAQVLSPDFLEQVAGACQRAAPLVRFLCKALDLPW; translated from the coding sequence GTGGCAAAGGCAACACCCTCCGGGCTGGAAAATCCGCTGGGACCCGGGCTCTTCCGGTTCCTGAAGGACCTGAAGGCGAACAACGACCGCGAGTGGTTCCAGGAGAACAAGGCACGGTACGGGGCCGAGGCCCGTGACCCTGTGCTGCGGCTCATCGCCGCGTTCGGCGAACCGCTGGCCTCGGTGAGCCGGCACTTCGAAGCCGACCCGCGCCCCGTGGGCGGCTCCCTCTTCCGCATCCACCGCGACACCCGCTTCAGCAAGGACAAGACGCCCTACAAGACCCACCTCGGCATCAACTTCCGGCACCGCTCCGAGGCGGCCGGAGGCGTCCACGGACCGGGGTTCTACCTCCACCTGGACCCCGGCGGCTGCTTCGCCGGCGGCGGGCTCTGGCATCCGGAGCCCGAGGCGCTCTACAAGGTCCGCCAGGCCATCGCTGCCAAGTCCACGGCCTGGAAGAAGCTCCGTGCCTCGGGGATCGACATCGAAGGCGAGTCCCTCAAGCGGGTGCCCCAGGGCTTCGATCCGGACCACCCCTGCGCCGAGGACCTCAAGTTCAAGGACTTCTACACCGCCACCAGCTTCACGGATGCCCAGGTGCTATCGCCGGACTTCCTTGAGCAGGTGGCCGGAGCCTGCCAGCGGGCGGCCCCCCTGGTCCGTTTCCTGTGCAAGGCCCTGGACCTGCCCTGGTAA
- a CDS encoding rubrerythrin family protein — translation MSFTESKTHQNLKAAFAGESQANRRYTWMAQVAEKEGLPEVAALFKHSADGETGHALKHLMYLAAKAGDPATGLPLGDSLTNLKSAVAGETYEYTDMYPEFARVAREEGHTEIAAWFETLAKVERFHAGRFQDALTRLQSGAIAAPDADIAKHI, via the coding sequence ATGTCCTTCACCGAGTCCAAGACCCACCAGAACCTCAAGGCTGCCTTCGCCGGCGAGAGCCAGGCGAACCGGCGCTACACCTGGATGGCCCAGGTCGCGGAGAAGGAGGGCCTGCCCGAGGTGGCCGCGCTCTTCAAGCACAGCGCCGATGGCGAGACCGGCCACGCCCTGAAGCACCTGATGTACCTGGCGGCCAAGGCCGGCGACCCCGCCACGGGCCTGCCCCTGGGCGATTCGCTCACCAACCTGAAATCCGCCGTCGCCGGCGAGACCTATGAATACACCGACATGTATCCGGAGTTCGCCCGGGTGGCCCGCGAGGAAGGCCACACCGAGATCGCCGCCTGGTTCGAGACCCTGGCCAAGGTGGAGCGCTTCCACGCCGGCCGCTTCCAGGACGCCCTGACCCGCCTGCAGTCCGGCGCCATCGCCGCCCCCGACGCCGACATCGCCAAGCACATCTGA
- a CDS encoding DUF3501 family protein, which yields MNLVFDPATELARYETRQALLGRQAALRLELAEGITFQPETAESVEDQVVETLWAEGLTLETAPAEDVVEARASFAVLAPRREHGGRSVVATLFLGFPDAVRDAKLAALQRFPDQLRLELSDGSLAAPAVDRGAAGPEDRLPAVLALRFFLPDGCRIAALVSNHAVVPGRWSAPPTWDAWPS from the coding sequence ATGAACCTGGTTTTCGACCCCGCCACCGAGCTGGCCCGCTACGAGACGCGCCAGGCCCTCCTGGGCCGCCAGGCCGCCCTGCGGCTGGAACTGGCGGAGGGCATCACCTTCCAGCCCGAGACCGCCGAGAGTGTCGAGGACCAGGTGGTGGAGACCCTCTGGGCCGAAGGCCTGACGCTGGAAACCGCACCGGCCGAAGATGTCGTCGAGGCCCGCGCCTCCTTCGCCGTCCTGGCCCCGCGCCGCGAGCATGGCGGCCGCAGCGTCGTCGCCACCCTGTTCCTGGGTTTCCCGGACGCGGTCCGCGATGCGAAGCTGGCGGCCCTGCAGCGGTTCCCCGATCAGCTTCGGCTGGAGCTGAGTGACGGTTCCCTCGCCGCGCCCGCCGTGGATCGCGGCGCGGCCGGTCCCGAGGATCGCCTGCCCGCGGTGCTGGCCCTACGCTTCTTCCTTCCGGATGGCTGCCGCATCGCCGCCCTCGTTTCCAACCATGCCGTCGTTCCGGGTCGCTGGTCCGCGCCGCCGACCTGGGATGCCTGGCCTTCCTGA
- a CDS encoding acyltransferase family protein: MATEPSKAGRLGFLDPLRGILALCVAVYHLSVWFDLTQSGSGQNMALAKLGNYGVSAFFVLSGFLLFRTASWARIQKEGVWKFWFRRFLRLAPVFYLACALNVAFHLGMGPDPTPRFLLENLTLTFGAFHPNHALVTGGWYVGLVSLLYFAYPALAWLREKGRPRGGLVFLAALAVGLWLWSLPSTLHGVMDQERWNQFHTYVLAPNQLFLLAWGGLLAGLHATTHERLDPKLALLIALPLLWLLLRPTPQFFDHLVALTGWLRYRYLLIITILVALAAFTRDGEPGWFGKALTRLGAWSYGLYLLHPFTMKLVAPHVSGRLGFSLSLGFAILAAAAVHRWIEEPAGRLGKG; the protein is encoded by the coding sequence GTGGCGACTGAACCGAGCAAGGCTGGCCGCCTCGGCTTCCTGGATCCCCTGCGCGGCATCCTGGCGCTCTGCGTGGCGGTGTACCACCTCAGCGTGTGGTTCGACCTGACCCAGTCGGGCTCGGGCCAGAACATGGCTCTGGCGAAGCTGGGGAACTACGGGGTCTCGGCCTTCTTCGTGCTGAGCGGGTTCCTGTTATTTCGCACCGCGTCCTGGGCGCGGATCCAGAAGGAGGGCGTCTGGAAGTTCTGGTTCCGGCGCTTCCTGCGCCTGGCGCCAGTGTTCTACCTGGCCTGCGCGCTGAACGTGGCCTTCCACCTGGGCATGGGGCCCGACCCCACGCCGCGCTTCCTCCTGGAGAACCTGACGCTCACCTTCGGCGCCTTCCACCCCAACCACGCCCTGGTGACCGGCGGCTGGTACGTGGGCTTGGTGTCCCTGCTCTACTTCGCCTATCCGGCTTTGGCTTGGTTGCGGGAGAAAGGCCGGCCCCGCGGTGGCCTCGTCTTCCTGGCGGCCCTGGCCGTCGGATTGTGGCTCTGGAGCCTGCCGTCCACCCTGCATGGCGTGATGGACCAGGAGCGCTGGAACCAGTTCCACACCTACGTCCTGGCCCCAAACCAGCTGTTCCTGCTGGCCTGGGGCGGGCTGCTGGCGGGTCTCCACGCCACCACCCATGAGCGGCTGGATCCGAAGCTGGCCCTGCTCATCGCCCTGCCCCTGCTCTGGCTGCTGCTGCGGCCCACGCCCCAGTTCTTCGACCACCTGGTGGCCCTCACCGGCTGGCTCCGGTACCGCTACCTGTTGATCATCACCATCCTGGTGGCCCTGGCGGCCTTCACGCGGGATGGCGAGCCGGGCTGGTTCGGCAAGGCCCTCACGCGCCTGGGCGCCTGGAGCTACGGCCTCTACCTGCTCCATCCGTTCACCATGAAGCTGGTGGCCCCACATGTGTCCGGCCGGTTGGGGTTCAGCCTGTCTCTGGGCTTCGCCATCCTCGCGGCGGCGGCGGTTCATCGGTGGATCGAAGAGCCCGCCGGGCGGCTGGGGAAGGGCTGA
- a CDS encoding metallophosphoesterase family protein, translating into MGSQMDRLTFMKVMGIGGAVFATGLPGFAEALGSAAKAKASDFYFVQLTDTHWGFEGAKANPEAKGTLGKAIDAVNALDPQPDFVIFTGDLTHITDDPAVRRQRMAEFKAQASRLKARQIRYLPGEHDASGDHGEAFREAFGATRYAFAHKGIHFIVLDNVSQEGSILGEEQLKWFAGELGKTPKNEPLVIFTHRPLFDLYPDWDWTTTDGQKAIDLLKDHAFVTVFYGHIHQEHHHATGHIQHHSATSLIFPLPAPGSTPKRAPIPWDPARPYLGLGFRQIHAQPAQLKAGEGQGLLVLAEKALADAPKAVEKPA; encoded by the coding sequence ATGGGATCGCAGATGGATCGGCTGACCTTCATGAAGGTCATGGGCATCGGCGGGGCGGTATTCGCCACGGGGTTGCCGGGCTTCGCGGAAGCGCTCGGTTCCGCGGCCAAGGCGAAGGCTTCGGACTTCTACTTCGTGCAGCTCACGGACACCCACTGGGGCTTCGAGGGCGCCAAGGCCAATCCGGAGGCCAAGGGCACCCTGGGCAAGGCCATCGACGCGGTCAACGCCCTAGATCCCCAGCCGGATTTCGTCATCTTCACCGGCGACCTCACCCACATCACCGATGACCCGGCGGTGCGCCGCCAGCGCATGGCCGAGTTCAAGGCCCAGGCGAGCCGCCTGAAGGCCAGGCAGATCCGCTACCTGCCCGGGGAACACGACGCCTCGGGAGACCACGGCGAGGCCTTCCGCGAGGCCTTCGGAGCCACCCGCTACGCCTTCGCCCACAAGGGCATCCACTTCATCGTCCTGGACAACGTGTCCCAGGAGGGCTCGATCCTCGGCGAAGAGCAGTTGAAGTGGTTCGCCGGTGAACTCGGCAAGACCCCCAAGAACGAGCCGCTGGTGATCTTCACGCACCGGCCCCTCTTCGACCTGTACCCCGACTGGGACTGGACCACCACCGATGGGCAGAAGGCCATCGACCTGCTGAAGGACCACGCCTTCGTCACCGTGTTCTACGGACACATCCACCAGGAGCACCACCACGCCACCGGCCACATCCAGCACCACTCGGCCACCTCGCTGATCTTCCCCCTGCCGGCCCCGGGGTCCACACCCAAGCGCGCCCCCATTCCCTGGGACCCGGCCCGCCCCTACCTGGGGCTGGGCTTCCGGCAGATCCATGCCCAACCGGCCCAGCTGAAGGCTGGCGAAGGCCAGGGGCTTCTGGTCCTTGCGGAGAAGGCCCTGGCGGATGCCCCGAAGGCCGTGGAGAAGCCCGCATGA
- the bla gene encoding class A beta-lactamase, with protein MTRMVLAAALWILPVMAAPPPSLSIARLATLEARIGGRLGVAALDTGSGRRLEYRSAERFPLCSTFKVLLAGAVLARVDSGRESLDRRIPYSQTDLLDHSPVTATHVAEGGLPVETLCAAAVQDSDNAAANLLLTSLGGPRAVTAFARTLGDGMTRLDRNEPSLNEATPGDARDTTTPAAMVGALKALLLAPTLSTASRGKLEGWMAACTTGRAKLRAGLPADWIVGDKTGSGAHGTMNDIAILRPPHRAPILVAVYATGSKASWGDREAMVAEAGRIVAGEFRD; from the coding sequence ATGACCCGGATGGTGCTGGCAGCCGCCCTGTGGATCCTGCCCGTCATGGCCGCTCCGCCCCCGTCCTTGTCGATCGCCCGACTCGCGACCCTGGAGGCGCGTATCGGGGGACGCCTCGGCGTGGCCGCGCTGGACACGGGCTCCGGCCGCCGCCTCGAGTACCGGAGCGCCGAGCGCTTCCCCCTGTGCAGCACCTTCAAGGTCCTGCTGGCCGGGGCGGTGCTGGCGCGGGTGGATTCGGGCCGGGAATCTCTGGACCGGCGCATTCCCTACAGCCAGACCGACCTGCTCGACCACTCCCCGGTCACGGCCACCCATGTGGCGGAGGGGGGCCTTCCGGTGGAGACGCTCTGCGCCGCGGCCGTCCAGGACAGCGACAATGCCGCGGCGAACCTGCTGCTCACCAGCCTCGGCGGACCGCGGGCCGTAACCGCCTTCGCCCGCACCCTGGGCGACGGCATGACGCGCCTGGATCGCAACGAGCCCAGCCTGAACGAGGCCACGCCCGGCGATGCCCGGGACACGACCACGCCCGCCGCCATGGTGGGTGCCCTGAAGGCCCTGCTCCTCGCCCCCACCCTGTCGACCGCTTCCCGGGGGAAGCTCGAAGGCTGGATGGCCGCCTGCACCACCGGCAGGGCCAAGCTCCGGGCGGGCCTGCCCGCGGATTGGATCGTCGGGGACAAGACGGGATCGGGAGCGCACGGCACCATGAACGACATCGCCATCCTGCGGCCGCCCCACCGGGCGCCGATCCTCGTGGCCGTCTACGCCACGGGGTCGAAGGCCTCCTGGGGCGACCGGGAGGCGATGGTCGCCGAAGCCGGTCGGATCGTGGCGGGCGAGTTCAGGGACTGA
- the folE gene encoding GTP cyclohydrolase I, whose product MSEPPVIPFDRHATETAVRALLRGLGQDPSTPELQDTPSRVAEFWAERLAGYGVDLAAELKPLPGDLTPVPVILERIPFVSTCEHHLAPFEGHATIGYLPGEGGTVGLSKLVRVVQAYAWRLQVQERIAQQVAEALQTHLRPAAWGVQLVAVHTCMAHRGVKTPGVPVRTTLLGGAWEVNPPPPFRA is encoded by the coding sequence ATGTCCGAGCCGCCTGTCATCCCCTTTGATCGCCACGCCACCGAGACGGCCGTCCGGGCGCTGCTGCGCGGTCTCGGCCAGGATCCAAGCACCCCGGAGCTCCAGGACACCCCCTCGCGGGTGGCGGAGTTCTGGGCCGAGAGACTGGCGGGCTATGGCGTGGACCTGGCTGCCGAGCTGAAGCCCCTGCCGGGCGACCTGACTCCCGTGCCCGTCATCCTGGAGCGCATCCCCTTCGTGAGCACCTGTGAGCACCACCTGGCCCCCTTCGAAGGGCATGCCACCATCGGCTACCTTCCCGGGGAGGGCGGCACGGTGGGCCTCAGCAAGCTGGTGCGCGTGGTGCAGGCCTATGCCTGGCGCCTGCAGGTGCAGGAACGCATCGCCCAGCAGGTCGCCGAGGCCCTCCAGACCCACCTCCGCCCCGCGGCCTGGGGCGTGCAGCTCGTGGCCGTCCACACCTGCATGGCCCACCGCGGCGTGAAGACCCCCGGCGTGCCGGTGCGGACCACCCTGCTGGGCGGGGCCTGGGAGGTGAATCCGCCCCCCCCCTTCCGAGCCTGA
- the purM gene encoding phosphoribosylformylglycinamidine cyclo-ligase produces the protein MSQKVSYASSGVDINRQDEALKRIKPLVKATKTPGVRSDIGLFGGLFDARFPETKPILVSSMDGVGTKMKVARRAGIWDTVGQDLVNHCINDILVQGARPLFFLDYIAAQQLEPEVIEQIVKGMATACKNSGSALIGGELAEMPGVYAEGEVDVAGTIVGVVDEADLLPRLTYMAEGDVLLGLPSSGLHTNGYSLARKVCFELEKLDVNDTLPGTTQTVAQALLAIHRSYLSQVMPLVKAGKLVAMAHITGGGLTDNIPRVLSETLDAEIDTASWQIPALFTFLMEKGGLGIDDARQALNLGVGMVLVVKANRVEEVLADLHAAEEPAWVLGRLVKGSGVVRYR, from the coding sequence ATGAGCCAGAAGGTCAGTTACGCGTCCAGTGGCGTGGACATCAACCGCCAGGACGAGGCGCTGAAACGCATCAAGCCCCTGGTGAAGGCCACCAAGACCCCCGGCGTCCGCAGCGACATCGGGCTGTTCGGCGGCCTCTTCGACGCCCGGTTCCCCGAGACCAAGCCCATCCTTGTGAGCAGCATGGATGGCGTGGGCACCAAGATGAAGGTGGCCCGCCGCGCCGGCATCTGGGACACCGTGGGCCAGGACCTGGTGAACCACTGCATCAATGACATCCTGGTGCAGGGCGCCCGGCCCCTGTTCTTCCTGGACTACATCGCGGCCCAGCAGCTGGAGCCCGAGGTCATCGAGCAGATCGTGAAGGGCATGGCCACGGCCTGCAAGAACTCCGGATCGGCCCTCATCGGGGGCGAGCTGGCGGAGATGCCCGGCGTCTACGCCGAAGGCGAAGTGGACGTGGCCGGCACCATCGTGGGCGTGGTGGACGAGGCGGACCTGCTGCCGCGGCTGACCTACATGGCCGAAGGCGACGTACTGCTCGGCCTGCCCAGCTCAGGCCTGCACACCAACGGCTACTCCCTGGCCCGCAAGGTCTGCTTCGAGCTCGAAAAACTCGACGTGAACGACACCCTGCCCGGCACTACGCAGACCGTGGCCCAGGCCCTGCTGGCCATCCACCGCAGCTACCTGAGCCAGGTCATGCCCCTGGTGAAGGCGGGCAAGCTGGTGGCCATGGCCCACATCACGGGCGGCGGCCTCACGGACAACATCCCCCGCGTGCTGTCCGAAACCCTGGATGCCGAGATCGACACCGCCAGCTGGCAGATCCCCGCCCTGTTCACCTTCCTCATGGAGAAGGGCGGCCTGGGCATCGACGACGCCCGCCAAGCCCTGAACCTGGGCGTGGGCATGGTGCTGGTGGTGAAGGCCAACCGCGTGGAGGAGGTCCTCGCCGACCTCCATGCCGCCGAGGAACCCGCCTGGGTGCTGGGGCGCCTGGTGAAGGGCTCGGGCGTGGTGCGCTACCGCTAA
- a CDS encoding NADPH-dependent FMN reductase encodes MRILALSGSLRPQSLNALLLREAARLAPAGTEVAFWERLDDLPHYSPERDLDPPPAPAAELRGLIREADALLICTPEYIHTLPAVLKNLLEWVVSSGDCVGKPTAAWSASPSLEGGARAQAALVHTLEVMSVRVVHASSLCLTLARSGLDDGGRLKDPAQEAALRGALEALAAAVATP; translated from the coding sequence GTGCGCATCCTGGCCCTCTCCGGCAGCCTCAGGCCGCAGTCGCTGAACGCGCTGCTGCTCCGCGAGGCGGCGCGGCTTGCCCCAGCAGGCACCGAGGTCGCCTTCTGGGAGCGCCTGGACGACCTGCCCCACTACAGCCCAGAGCGCGACCTCGATCCGCCCCCCGCGCCGGCGGCCGAGCTGCGGGGCCTGATCCGCGAGGCGGACGCCCTGCTCATCTGCACCCCGGAATACATCCACACCCTGCCCGCGGTCCTGAAGAACCTCCTGGAGTGGGTGGTGTCATCGGGCGACTGCGTGGGGAAACCCACCGCGGCCTGGAGTGCGTCCCCGTCGCTGGAGGGCGGGGCCAGGGCCCAGGCCGCCCTGGTCCACACCCTGGAGGTGATGTCCGTGCGGGTGGTGCATGCCTCTTCCCTCTGCCTCACCCTGGCCCGGTCCGGTCTGGACGATGGGGGCCGCCTGAAGGACCCCGCCCAGGAAGCGGCCCTGCGCGGGGCCCTCGAGGCGCTGGCCGCCGCCGTGGCCACGCCATGA
- a CDS encoding aldo/keto reductase yields the protein MHMNDFGTTGLKVTPLGFGAMHLNDGRVTEAEAEHLLNAVLDLGVNLIDTARGYGLSEERIGRHLARRRQEFLLSTKVGYGIPGMPDWTGPCITAGVEAALTRLRCERLDIVHLHSCPLAILEQGEVIDALQACARAGTVGVVAYSGDNAELDFAVSSGRFGSVQTSISLCDQVNLDQRLPALQALGMGVIAKRPLAGAVWDHIHRPEAHAEGQYWDRWQAMGLGGHQAALPWTETALRFTAHRPGVASSIVGTRSLAHFRQNLAWVEKGPLPADQVEVLREAFRRHDRGWSGLI from the coding sequence ATGCACATGAACGACTTCGGAACGACGGGCCTGAAGGTCACCCCCCTCGGATTCGGCGCCATGCACCTCAACGATGGCCGCGTCACGGAAGCCGAGGCGGAACACCTGCTGAACGCGGTGCTGGACCTGGGCGTGAACCTCATCGACACGGCCCGGGGCTATGGTCTTTCGGAGGAGCGGATCGGCCGCCACCTGGCCCGCCGGCGGCAGGAATTCCTGCTCTCCACCAAGGTGGGCTACGGCATTCCCGGCATGCCCGACTGGACGGGACCCTGCATCACCGCGGGCGTGGAGGCTGCCCTCACGCGCCTGCGCTGCGAGCGCCTGGATATCGTCCACCTGCATTCCTGCCCGCTGGCCATCCTCGAGCAGGGCGAGGTCATCGACGCCCTCCAGGCCTGCGCCCGAGCCGGCACCGTGGGCGTGGTGGCCTATTCCGGGGACAACGCCGAGCTGGACTTCGCCGTCTCTTCCGGCCGCTTCGGCTCCGTGCAGACCTCCATCAGCCTCTGCGACCAGGTGAACCTCGACCAGCGCCTGCCCGCCCTCCAGGCCCTCGGCATGGGGGTGATCGCCAAGCGCCCCCTCGCGGGTGCGGTCTGGGATCACATCCATAGGCCCGAGGCCCATGCCGAGGGCCAGTACTGGGACCGCTGGCAGGCCATGGGGCTGGGCGGCCACCAGGCCGCGCTGCCCTGGACCGAGACCGCCCTGCGCTTCACCGCCCACCGGCCCGGTGTGGCCAGCAGCATCGTGGGCACCCGCAGCCTGGCCCACTTCAGGCAGAACCTGGCCTGGGTCGAGAAGGGTCCCCTGCCCGCAGATCAGGTGGAGGTCCTCAGGGAAGCCTTCCGGCGCCATGATCGGGGCTGGTCCGGGTTGATCTGA
- a CDS encoding Dps family protein has product MSINIGIPTEDRKAIADGLSRLLADSYTLYLKTHNFHWNVKGPMFQTLHLLFETQYTELALAVDLVAERIRALDYPAPGTYAEFAKLSSIPEPTGVPKATAMIKELVEGQEAVVRTARSIFPVVDKVGDEPTADLLTQRMQIHEKNAWMLRSLLEE; this is encoded by the coding sequence ATGAGCATCAACATCGGCATTCCCACCGAGGACCGCAAAGCCATTGCCGACGGCCTCTCCCGGCTGCTGGCCGACAGCTACACCCTCTACCTCAAGACCCACAACTTCCACTGGAACGTGAAGGGCCCCATGTTCCAGACTCTGCACCTGCTCTTCGAGACCCAGTACACCGAGCTGGCCCTGGCCGTGGACCTGGTGGCCGAGCGCATCCGCGCCCTGGACTACCCCGCCCCCGGCACCTATGCGGAGTTCGCCAAGCTCTCCAGCATCCCCGAGCCCACGGGCGTGCCCAAGGCCACGGCCATGATCAAGGAACTGGTCGAGGGCCAGGAGGCCGTGGTCCGCACGGCCCGTTCCATCTTCCCCGTGGTGGACAAGGTGGGCGACGAGCCCACCGCCGACCTGCTGACCCAGCGCATGCAGATCCACGAGAAGAACGCCTGGATGCTCCGGAGCCTGCTGGAGGAGTGA
- a CDS encoding YaiI/YqxD family protein, with amino-acid sequence MTGGSEPPASRIFVDADACPVKDEIFRVAQRYALKVLVVSNSMLRLPRHPLIEAVVVAKGQFDGADDWIVEQITDRDIAVTADIPLAARCLEKGARALDAKGKVYSPDSIGDALASRELMAHLRAMGEMGGGPPPFTARDRSTFLQRLDDLIQALRRAKR; translated from the coding sequence ATGACTGGTGGAAGCGAACCGCCAGCCTCACGGATCTTCGTGGATGCGGATGCCTGCCCCGTGAAGGACGAGATCTTCCGGGTCGCCCAGCGCTACGCCCTGAAGGTGCTGGTGGTGTCCAACTCGATGCTGCGGCTCCCCCGCCACCCGCTCATCGAGGCGGTGGTGGTGGCCAAGGGCCAGTTCGATGGGGCCGATGACTGGATCGTCGAACAGATCACGGACCGGGACATCGCGGTGACGGCGGACATCCCCCTGGCAGCCCGCTGCCTGGAGAAGGGCGCCCGGGCGCTGGATGCGAAGGGCAAGGTGTACTCGCCCGATTCCATCGGCGATGCCCTGGCGAGCCGCGAGCTGATGGCCCACCTCCGGGCCATGGGCGAGATGGGCGGCGGGCCGCCGCCCTTCACCGCGAGGGATCGCTCGACCTTCCTGCAGCGCCTCGACGACCTGATCCAAGCGCTGAGGCGCGCGAAGCGGTAG
- a CDS encoding Fe-Mn family superoxide dismutase gives MAYTAKSYDHLKGGALKGLSDAQLDQHFTLYKGYVTKLNEIEEKLATADNTKPNYSFNDFSELKRREAVAFNGSFLHELYFENLGADSDVSAGLKAALEAAGGQDKVIADLKATAMGGPGWALLTRNRRDGKLHTYFVAEHHLGLPIEQDLLVVLDSWEHAFMVDYGIARAKYLDTFVENIKWSEVSKRFGK, from the coding sequence ATGGCCTACACCGCCAAGTCCTACGATCACTTGAAGGGCGGCGCCCTGAAAGGGCTCAGCGACGCCCAGCTCGACCAGCACTTCACGCTGTACAAGGGCTACGTCACCAAGCTGAACGAGATCGAGGAGAAGCTGGCGACGGCCGACAACACCAAGCCCAACTACTCCTTCAACGACTTCAGCGAGCTGAAGCGCCGCGAGGCCGTGGCCTTCAACGGCTCCTTCCTGCACGAGCTCTACTTCGAGAACCTGGGTGCGGACAGCGATGTCAGCGCCGGCCTGAAGGCCGCCCTGGAGGCCGCCGGCGGCCAGGATAAGGTCATCGCCGACCTCAAGGCCACGGCCATGGGCGGCCCCGGCTGGGCCCTGCTCACCCGCAACCGCCGCGACGGCAAGCTGCACACCTACTTCGTGGCCGAGCACCACCTGGGCCTGCCCATTGAGCAGGACCTGCTCGTGGTGCTGGACTCGTGGGAACACGCGTTCATGGTCGATTACGGCATCGCCCGCGCCAAGTACCTCGACACCTTCGTTGAGAACATCAAGTGGAGCGAAGTCAGCAAGCGCTTCGGGAAATAG